One segment of Anguilla anguilla isolate fAngAng1 chromosome 1, fAngAng1.pri, whole genome shotgun sequence DNA contains the following:
- the nkx2.2a gene encoding homeobox protein Nkx-2.2a, producing MSLTNTKTGFSVKDILDLPDTNDEEGSITGAEEDTEGSEATKTTGVLVQSPLENVQNLPLKNPFYDNSDNPYTRWLATTDSIQYSLHGLSANSQQDSSAKSPEPSADESQDNDKETSSNGSDSGKKRKRRVLFSKAQTYELERRFRQQRYLSAPEREHLASLIRLTPTQVKIWFQNHRYKMKRARAEKGMEVTHLPSPRRVAVPVLVRDGKPCHTLKAQDLAATFQAGIPFSAYSAQSLQHMQYNAQYTAATTPQFPTAHHLVQTQQWTW from the exons ATGTCGTTGACCAACACAAAGACGGGCTTTTCTGTAAAGGACATTTTGGACCTCCCTGACACAAACGATGAAGAAGGATCTATCACAGGAGCGGAAGAAGATACGGAGGGGTCTGAGGCAACAAAAACGACTGGAGTTTTGGTGCAGAGTCCCTTAGAAAACGTTCAAAACCTGCCTTTAAAGAACCCATTTTACGATAATAGTGATAATCCGTATACAAGATGGCTTGCTACTACGGACAGCATTCAGTATTCAT TGCACGGTCTGTCGGCTAATTCCCAACAAGATTCGTCTGCCAAGTCGCCGGAACCGTCCGCGGACGAATCACAAGACAATGACAAGGAAACTTCAAGCAACGGCAGTGACTCCGGTaagaagagaaaaaggagagTGTTATTTTCCAAAGCACAGACTTACGAGCTCGAGCGTCGATTTAGGCAACAGAGATACCTTTCAGCGCCCGAAAGGGAACACCTCGCTAGCCTGATCCGCCTGACGCCGACTCAAGTGAAAATCTGGTTCCAGAACCATCGGTACAAAATGAAGAGAGCTCGGGCCGAGAAAGGTATGGAAGTGACTCATCTCCCCTCTCCTCGGCGGGTGGCAGTACCTGTCTTAGTCAGGGATGGCAAGCCGTGCCATACTCTTAAAGCTCAGGACTTGGCGGCCACTTTTCAGGCTGGAATTCCATTCTCCGCATATAGCGCCCAGTCACTTCAGCATATGCAATACAATGCTCAGTATACGGCCGCCACCACGCCACAATTCCCCACAGCACACCATTTGGTGCAAACGCAACAGTGGACTTGGTGA